One stretch of Nitrospirota bacterium DNA includes these proteins:
- a CDS encoding UDP-glucose/GDP-mannose dehydrogenase family protein encodes MHISVIGTGYVGLVTGACFSEFGVSVTCMDTDATRIARLEKGDVPFYEPGITELVAKGIREGRINFTTDVAKAVDKALVIFIAVGTPPRADGSADLSYVEEVGRGIARTMTGYKVIVTKSTVPVGTGEKLREVITANQSGKFRFDIVSNPEFLREGSAIEDFMRPNRVVIGADSEQAIAIMKDLYRPLYLIETPFVVTDIPTAEMIKYASNAFLATKISFINEIATICEKMGADVQMVAKGMGLDNRIGSKFLHAGPGFGGSCFPKDLAALVQTGERAGYPMQIAGAAALVNEQQRGRMIDKITKEVGGIKGKTFAMLGLSFKPNTNDLRDAPALAIAQELMKQGATVRAYDPAGLEEACQIVSGLVPCKDAYDTAQGADALILMTEWNQFRTLDFDRLKTLLRQPIFFDLRNVYEPDRVAGFGFRHISVGRPTKTPSQST; translated from the coding sequence ATGCATATCAGTGTCATTGGAACCGGTTATGTCGGGCTGGTCACAGGAGCCTGTTTTTCTGAATTCGGCGTGAGCGTGACCTGCATGGATACCGACGCCACGAGGATCGCCAGGCTTGAGAAAGGCGATGTGCCCTTCTACGAACCGGGGATCACCGAGCTCGTTGCCAAAGGCATTCGGGAGGGCCGAATCAACTTTACGACCGACGTGGCCAAAGCCGTCGACAAGGCTCTCGTGATTTTTATTGCGGTCGGAACCCCGCCACGAGCAGACGGATCCGCCGATCTCTCGTACGTCGAAGAAGTCGGCCGGGGCATCGCCCGAACCATGACCGGCTACAAGGTAATCGTCACCAAGTCGACCGTCCCGGTGGGAACAGGGGAAAAGTTGCGCGAGGTGATCACCGCCAATCAATCGGGTAAATTCCGTTTCGACATCGTCTCCAACCCGGAATTTCTGCGCGAAGGGTCTGCCATTGAAGATTTCATGCGGCCGAACCGGGTCGTCATCGGCGCAGACAGCGAGCAGGCGATTGCGATCATGAAAGACCTCTATCGTCCGCTCTACCTCATCGAAACTCCATTCGTCGTAACAGATATCCCGACGGCCGAAATGATCAAATATGCCTCCAACGCCTTCCTGGCCACCAAGATTTCGTTCATCAACGAAATCGCGACAATCTGCGAGAAAATGGGCGCCGACGTACAGATGGTGGCGAAAGGCATGGGGCTCGACAACCGGATTGGATCGAAGTTTCTCCATGCGGGTCCGGGGTTCGGGGGATCTTGTTTCCCTAAAGATTTGGCGGCACTGGTCCAGACGGGAGAGCGAGCCGGCTATCCCATGCAAATCGCAGGAGCCGCCGCTCTTGTCAATGAACAGCAGCGTGGCAGGATGATCGACAAGATCACGAAGGAAGTTGGCGGAATCAAGGGAAAGACGTTCGCGATGTTGGGCCTGTCCTTCAAGCCCAACACCAACGACTTACGGGATGCGCCGGCCCTGGCCATTGCGCAGGAACTGATGAAACAGGGCGCGACCGTTCGCGCCTACGATCCTGCCGGGCTGGAAGAAGCCTGTCAGATTGTTTCCGGCCTCGTTCCCTGTAAAGATGCCTACGACACGGCACAGGGGGCGGATGCCCTGATCCTCATGACCGAATGGAACCAGTTCCGAACGCTCGACTTCGACAGACTGAAAACCCTCTTACGCCAGCCCATCTTCTTCGACCTGCGGAATGTCTATGAGCCGGACCGGGTCGCGGGATTTGGCTTCCGCCACATCTCTGTCGGAAGACCAACGAAGACGCCCTCTCAGTCCACGTAA
- a CDS encoding HEAT repeat domain-containing protein, with translation MADEAPPKLIQIGPKGGAKKDGFNLVTERVVAVNLEAKQLEVELLAYDGKTVVLDVDDEAIEELKKLKVGDGATIRVVEEGGKRVAKSFRIRAKDPNAARADAMLLDLKDSHWLNRKYAAEVLGELKEVRAVRPLVEALADEVGDVRQRAYDSLIKIGGPAVSSLVPLLVSEEDEVRQSVTEIIRKIGKPAVEPLATALAEADDRLKTRVMKVLDRMGYKPKVKEEAKEAEAPRLT, from the coding sequence ATGGCGGATGAAGCTCCTCCAAAGCTTATTCAGATCGGTCCCAAGGGCGGTGCGAAGAAAGACGGATTCAATCTCGTCACGGAACGGGTCGTCGCGGTGAACCTCGAGGCGAAGCAGCTCGAAGTCGAACTGTTGGCCTACGATGGCAAGACGGTCGTGCTGGACGTGGATGACGAGGCGATTGAAGAGCTCAAGAAGCTCAAGGTGGGAGACGGCGCCACGATTCGCGTCGTCGAAGAAGGCGGGAAGCGGGTCGCCAAGAGCTTCCGGATTCGTGCGAAGGATCCCAATGCGGCGCGCGCCGATGCGATGTTGTTGGATCTGAAAGATAGTCATTGGCTCAATCGAAAGTATGCAGCGGAAGTGCTGGGCGAGCTCAAGGAAGTTCGCGCGGTACGGCCGTTGGTTGAGGCGTTGGCGGATGAAGTGGGCGATGTCCGGCAGCGTGCCTACGATTCCTTGATCAAGATCGGCGGACCGGCTGTGTCATCCCTCGTGCCTTTGCTGGTTTCTGAGGAGGATGAGGTCCGGCAATCCGTGACGGAAATCATTCGCAAGATCGGAAAGCCTGCCGTCGAGCCGTTGGCCACGGCGCTTGCCGAGGCCGACGACCGTTTGAAAACACGGGTGATGAAGGTCTTGGACCGGATGGGTTACAAGCCCAAGGTCAAAGAGGAAGCCAAGGAAGCTGAAGCTCCGCGGCTCACGTAA